Sequence from the Gordonia crocea genome:
TGAAATCCCATGGCGCGCAGGGTCAGGACGACCAGGAGGAACAGGCAGACGATGTTGACCGCCTGCACCAACCGGATGGCGTGGAGCGGACTGATCAGGGCGAGGGGCGCCATGACCACGGCGGCAAACGGCGGGTAGGTGAACCACCAATAGCGGTAGACAGGCCGGTCATAGAGCGGTAGCCCGTGGATCACGGCATTCGCGCCGCCCCGGTACACCTTCGTGTCGACGCCGTTGGTGAACAGGCCGTAGTGCCCGGCGACGGGGACCACCCACAGGTGCCAGACGAGGGCGCCGACGGCCGCGGCGCAGAACACGACGACCACGGACTTCGCGATAGTCGGCGCAGCGCTGCGCTGCAGGTCAAGCCCGGTCACGCGACGAGACTACGCCCAGTCGCGCGCAGAGCGGCTCATTCCACGCCAAGTGCGGCGCGGCGGGCGGAGGCGGCCTCGCGCCGCGCAAATCCGCGTTTCAAGTCGAAGTCCGACGAGCGCAAGCGGCGCTACGCCGAGCAGGTCATACGCCGAGCAGGTCAAACGTCAGGGCGAGCAGGCGCCCGCCGGCTGACCGTCCACCTCGACGGTCGCGCTCCATGAAGTACCCAACGCACTCGCATCGCCCGAGGGCACGAATACCGAGATCCTGTCGCCGTCGCGCACCGGCGGCGCGTCGATGTTGTTCTGCCGGCCGGTGTCGGTTCGGAACACATAGTTGGCGATCTGCTCGCCGCCGTCGAACTTGACGGCCCGCTGCACCTTGCCACTGGTCCACGAGAACACCACAGTTCCCGTCGTCGGGATCGAGCCTTTGTACGACCAGGCGACCGACTTGGCACCCGCACCACCTTGGGCGAAGTCACCCACCTCGACGCCGGTCAGCCCGAACGCCCCCGGCGCGATCGCGGTTTTCATGCCGCTGAGCGTAGATTACGCCGACCTGTTTTCTTGTTCCCGATTTCCACCACTCGAGGAGGTGCTCGCATGGTCACCGCACGCACTACCCGCTCCTTGACACTTTGCCTAATGTGTCTTATTTTCCCTACATGAGTCGCCTATTGTCTCGGGACGCCGGTTTTCGGCTGCGGTCGGGAGAGGACTGGCGCGACCCGTTCACGATGTACCGGGCGCTGCGCGACGACGATCCCGTGCACCGCGTCGACACCGGACCGGCCGGCGGCCGCGACCCCGGCGAGTATTGGGTACTCACCCGCCACGCCGACGTCTGGTCGGCGGCCAACGACGCCACCACCTTCTCCTCCGGCCAGGGGCTGACGGTCACCTACGGCGAGCTGGAGGCCATCGGCATGGCCGACAACCCGCCGCTGGTCATGCAGGACCCGCCGGTGCACACCCGATTCCGCAAGCTCGTGGCGCGCGGCTTCACCCCCAAACAGGTGGTCGACGTGGAGCCGCGCGTGCGCCGGTTCGTCGTCGAACGGCTCGACGAGATCGCCGACGCGCGCGACACCCCCACCGACATCGTCGCGGCACTGTTCAAACCGCTGCCGTCGATGGTGGTGGCCCACTACCTCGGCGTACCGGAATCGGACTGGCCGCGATTCGACGGGTGGACCCAGGCCATCGTCGGGGCGACCACCGGAAACACCGACGGCGCCGCCGATGCGGGAACCGCCACGGCAGAGATGCTCGGATACTTCGGCGAGCTGATCGACTACCGCCGCGACCACCCGGGCGACGACACCGTCTCGGCCCTGGTCGGCGCCGGCCTGGCCGACGATCCGCCCGGCCTCATGTCGATCCTCGCGTTCACGTTCACCATGGTCGCCGGCGGCAACGACACCACCACCGGCATGTTGGGCGGCAGCGTCGAACTGCTCGCGGCCCACCCCGACCAACGACGCCTCCTCGTCGAGGAACCTGGACGGATCCCCGCCGCAACCGAGGAACTCCTGCGGCTCACCTCGCCGGTCCAGGGCCTGGCGCGCACGACCACGACCGAGGTCGTCTACCCCGACACCCCGCGGGGCACCGTCGCCATCCCGGCCGGCCGGAAGGTACTCCTCTGCTACGGCTCGGCCAACCGCGATCCGCGCCGCTTCGGGCCCGACGCCGAAGAACTCGACGTCACCCGCGAGCCGCGCACCATCCTGACCTTCAGCCACGGCAACCACCATTGCCTGGGCGCGGCCGCGGCCCGGATGCAGGCCCGCGTCGCACTGACCGAGCTCCTCGGCCGGTTCCCCGCATTCACGGTTGACGCGGACGGCATCCGCTGGGCGGAGGGCAACTACGTCCGGCGCCCCGATGCCGTCCCCTTCCTTCCCGGCCCCGCCATCAGGACCACACCGTCATGACCGCACCGTCATGACCGTGCAGTGGCAGGAACAGCGGGCCGACGCGGTGGCGCAGCGGATCCTCGACGTGGCCGAAGACCTCTACGCCGCCCACGGGGTCGACGCGGTCACGATGCGGGCCCTCGCCGCGAAGGCGGGTTGCTCGCGCGCCACGCTGTACCGCTACTTCGCCAGCCGCGAGGCCGTCCAGGCCGCATTCGTCGACCGCTCGGCCGCCCGCATCGCCCGGGCGGTCGCGCGCGGCGTCACCGCCACCGAGCCGGCCGAGCAACTGGTGAGCGGTATCCGTTGCGCCCTCGCCCTGGTCCGCGACAACCCCGCATTCGCCAACTGGTTCCGCGCCGACGGCGTGGCCACCGCCGCCCAACTCGCCGTCGTCTCCCCCGTCGTCGAATCGCTGGCCCGGGGTTTCGTGGCGGAACTGGGCGAATCCGCGACCACATCGGCCGACGAGCGGGCGCGCTGGCTCGTCCGCGTGATGCTCTCGTTGCTGTCCTCCCCCGGTTCTTCCCCCGACGAGGAGTCGCGCATGCTGCACAGTTTCGTCGTACCGGTGATCGTCGGATAGGCACCTCCGGTTGCGCCGGACACCCGGTGTCGCGCTATGCTTTCGGAAACCGTTTTCATTAGCGGTTGTCGCCCTCAGCCCGCACCGAGTGAAACCGAGGCATCCGTGCGCCATCGCCTGATCATCGCCGCCGTCGCCGTGCTGACCGTTGTCGGCGCCACCAGCGCGTGCTCGACCGGCTCGGACACGACCACCCGACCCCTGGTCGTCACCTCCACCAACGTGTGGGGCTCGGTCGCCGAGGCGGTCGTCGGCGACCACGGCACCGTCAAGGCCCTCTACACCTCGGCCGATGGCGATCCGCACGACTTCACCCCGACGGCGGCCGACTCCGCGGCGGTGGGCGATGCCGACATCGTCCTGATCAACGGCGGCCACTACGACGAGTACCTCGCCGACGCCAAGAAGTCGTCCACCGCAACGGTGATCGACGTGGCCTCCCTGATCGGCATGCACGACGATGAGCACGAGCACGGGGACCACGGGGACCACCGCGGCCACAGGCACAGCGCCGACAGCGCCAACGAGCACGTCTTCTACGACCTCACCGCCGTCGGCAAGGCCGCCGCCGCCCTCGCCGACGCGCTGTCGCGCCAGGCACCCGAGCACGCTGCCGACTACCGTCGCAACGCCGCCGCCTTCGCCACGCAGCTCGACGGGTTGAAGGCCAAGGTCGGCGAGATCGCCGCGCGACACCGCGGCACCAAGGTGGCCCAGACCGAACCGCTGGCCGGCTACCTGATCTCGGCCGCCGGGCTCGTCGACGCCTCCCCGCCGGCATTCACCGCCGCGGTCGCCAACGGACAGACCCCGTCGGCCGCCGACCGCGCCAAGCTCGACGACCTGCTGACCTCGCGCACCGCCAAGGCCTTGCTTTACAACACCCAGGCCGCCGATTCGGTCACTCTCGCGGTGCGCGCCACGGCCGAGAAGTCCGGCGTGCCGGTGGTGACGCTGACCGAATCGCTGAGCGTCGGGGTCACCTCCTACATCCAGTGGCAGGGCGCGCAGATCGACGCACTGGCCCGGGCCCTCGAGAAGTGAGCGATACCCCCGGCGTCGTCGCCGAACTGACCGATGTCGAGCTCACCCTCGGCAATCGCCCACTGTGGCGCGGCCTGACGCTGTCCATCGAGCGCGGGGAGTTCATCGCGGTCCTGGGGCCCAACGGGTCGGGCAAGACCTCGCTGTTGCGCATGCTGCTCGGCCAACTCCCGGCGACCACCGGCTCGGTCGAAGTGGCCGGCAACGTCGGGTACGTGCCGCAGCAGCACGCCGACGACGCCGACCCCCTCGCTATTCGGGGCCGCGACCTCGTCGGCTTCGGCGTGGACGGCGCCTCGTGGGGCGTCGGGTGGCGCCATCACCGCACCCGGCGCGCCCTCGTCGACGCGGCCTTGGCGCAGGTCGACGCATCCGGGTTCGCCGACCGGCCCTTCGGCCTGCTGTCCGGCGGCGAACAGCAGCGCCTGCGCATCGCCCAGGCCCTCACCCGCGACCCCGACCTCCTGCTGTGCGACGAACCGCTGTCGAGCCTCGACCCCGGCAGCAGCCAGCGGATCCTGGAGCTACTCGACCAGCGCCGCCGCCTGGCCGGCACCGCCCTGGTCTTCGTCACCCACGAGATCAACCCGGTACTGCCGTACGTGGACCGGGTCCTCTACCTGGCGGGCGGTCGGTTCGTCGTCGGCACCCCCGCCGACGTGATGACCTCGGAGGTCCTCACCGCGCTGTACGGTTCGCGCGTCGACGTCGCACGCATCGGCGACCGGTTGGTGGTCCTCGGAACCGAAGACGGCCACCACTGCGCAGACGAGTCGGTGCTCGGTGGGTAGTTTCTTCGACCTGGCGACGACCGGGGACCTCCTCGGCCGCGACTTCGTCCAACAGGCGATCGTCGCTTTGGCCCTGCTCGGCCTGCTCGGCGGTCTGCTGTCCCCGCTCATCGTGACCCGTCAGATGTCGTTCGCCGTCCACGGCGTGAGCGAGCTGTCGGTCACCGGCGCCGCCGCCGCGCTGCTCGCCGGCATCAGCGTGAATGTCGGCGGCGTGATCGGCGCGGTCGTCGCGGCGCTGACCTTCGGAATCCTGGGCAACCGTGCGCGGGAACGGGATTCGGTGATCGGCGTGGTGATGGCCTTCGGCCTGGGCCTGGCGGTGCTGTTCCTGGCCCTCTACGGCAACGCGTCGAAGGGCTTCGCCATGCTCACCGGCCAGGTCGTGAGCGTCGGCCTGAGCGGACTGACCGCCATTGCGATCACCACCGTCGCGGTCATCGCGGTCCTCGCCGTCATCTACCGGCCGCTGCTGTTCGCCTCCGTCGACCCCCGGGTGGCGTTGGCCAACGGGGTGCCGACGAAGGCGTTGTCCATCGTCTTCGCGGTGCTGATGGGTCTCGCGTGCGCACAGGGCGTCCAGATCATCGGCGCCCTGCTGGTCATGTCCCTGCTCATCACCCCCGGCGCTGCCGCGATGCGGCTGTCGTCGAATCCGACGACGGTGACCCTGCTGGCCATCGCCTTCGCCGAACTCGCCGCCGTCGGCGGATTGATCCTCTCCCTCGCCCCCGGGCTGCCGGTGTCGGTCTTCGTCACGACCATCTCGTTTGTGATCTACCTGGTGTGCCGGTTCATCGGGCGCAGCCGCGAACGCACCCGGGCCTGAACCCGGACGGCGCAGCGGCCGCTAGGGCGTCCAGCCCGGATCCCGTCCGGTGAAGGCGATCAGCGCTTGCGTCGGGGTGGCATCCGGCGGTGTCGGCACTGCCGGACCGAAGACGCCGGGACGGCGCGACACCTCGTCCGGCACGTGCTCGAACATCCCGTTGATGAAGGCCACCGCCGCCGGCGGAATCGTCACCGCGGTGCCGGTCGCCGTCGCGAGGTCCCAGCCGTGCAGGTAGAGGTCGGCGGCCGGGAAGGACAGGCCGTCGCGGACGGTGCGCCGACCGACCGGGCTGTCCACCTCGCGGTCGAGGTCGATCCCGCCGGCCAGCGCCTCCCCCGCCTGTCCGGCGACCTGCACCCACCAGAAGGCGGGATCGCCGTCCACCGCGGCCGACGGCGGGCTGGACCGGTTCGGGTCCACCGGCTGGCCGGTCAGAATCTTCACCCCGATCGCCGTCGT
This genomic interval carries:
- a CDS encoding cytochrome P450; protein product: MSRLLSRDAGFRLRSGEDWRDPFTMYRALRDDDPVHRVDTGPAGGRDPGEYWVLTRHADVWSAANDATTFSSGQGLTVTYGELEAIGMADNPPLVMQDPPVHTRFRKLVARGFTPKQVVDVEPRVRRFVVERLDEIADARDTPTDIVAALFKPLPSMVVAHYLGVPESDWPRFDGWTQAIVGATTGNTDGAADAGTATAEMLGYFGELIDYRRDHPGDDTVSALVGAGLADDPPGLMSILAFTFTMVAGGNDTTTGMLGGSVELLAAHPDQRRLLVEEPGRIPAATEELLRLTSPVQGLARTTTTEVVYPDTPRGTVAIPAGRKVLLCYGSANRDPRRFGPDAEELDVTREPRTILTFSHGNHHCLGAAAARMQARVALTELLGRFPAFTVDADGIRWAEGNYVRRPDAVPFLPGPAIRTTPS
- a CDS encoding TetR/AcrR family transcriptional regulator translates to MTVQWQEQRADAVAQRILDVAEDLYAAHGVDAVTMRALAAKAGCSRATLYRYFASREAVQAAFVDRSAARIARAVARGVTATEPAEQLVSGIRCALALVRDNPAFANWFRADGVATAAQLAVVSPVVESLARGFVAELGESATTSADERARWLVRVMLSLLSSPGSSPDEESRMLHSFVVPVIVG
- a CDS encoding metal ABC transporter solute-binding protein, Zn/Mn family encodes the protein MRHRLIIAAVAVLTVVGATSACSTGSDTTTRPLVVTSTNVWGSVAEAVVGDHGTVKALYTSADGDPHDFTPTAADSAAVGDADIVLINGGHYDEYLADAKKSSTATVIDVASLIGMHDDEHEHGDHGDHRGHRHSADSANEHVFYDLTAVGKAAAALADALSRQAPEHAADYRRNAAAFATQLDGLKAKVGEIAARHRGTKVAQTEPLAGYLISAAGLVDASPPAFTAAVANGQTPSAADRAKLDDLLTSRTAKALLYNTQAADSVTLAVRATAEKSGVPVVTLTESLSVGVTSYIQWQGAQIDALARALEK
- a CDS encoding metal ABC transporter ATP-binding protein, which translates into the protein MSDTPGVVAELTDVELTLGNRPLWRGLTLSIERGEFIAVLGPNGSGKTSLLRMLLGQLPATTGSVEVAGNVGYVPQQHADDADPLAIRGRDLVGFGVDGASWGVGWRHHRTRRALVDAALAQVDASGFADRPFGLLSGGEQQRLRIAQALTRDPDLLLCDEPLSSLDPGSSQRILELLDQRRRLAGTALVFVTHEINPVLPYVDRVLYLAGGRFVVGTPADVMTSEVLTALYGSRVDVARIGDRLVVLGTEDGHHCADESVLGG
- a CDS encoding metal ABC transporter permease produces the protein MGSFFDLATTGDLLGRDFVQQAIVALALLGLLGGLLSPLIVTRQMSFAVHGVSELSVTGAAAALLAGISVNVGGVIGAVVAALTFGILGNRARERDSVIGVVMAFGLGLAVLFLALYGNASKGFAMLTGQVVSVGLSGLTAIAITTVAVIAVLAVIYRPLLFASVDPRVALANGVPTKALSIVFAVLMGLACAQGVQIIGALLVMSLLITPGAAAMRLSSNPTTVTLLAIAFAELAAVGGLILSLAPGLPVSVFVTTISFVIYLVCRFIGRSRERTRA
- a CDS encoding TIGR03086 family metal-binding protein → MTDSVVNVYRDGLDFFGTIVQAVPDGAWQRPSPCADWTALDVLGHVGETTAIGVKILTGQPVDPNRSSPPSAAVDGDPAFWWVQVAGQAGEALAGGIDLDREVDSPVGRRTVRDGLSFPAADLYLHGWDLATATGTAVTIPPAAVAFINGMFEHVPDEVSRRPGVFGPAVPTPPDATPTQALIAFTGRDPGWTP